The Novosphingobium aromaticivorans DSM 12444 genome segment CTCATCGTGATCGGTGAAGTGGCAGGCCGGGGAGACATGATGGAATTGAGACAAGTTTTGGAGGCCGCGCGATGAAGATCATCACCGGGAACGACCTGCGCACCGGAGACGTGATCTGGTGGACCGGCGAAGGCTGGTCGCGCCACGTCAACGATGCGGTGGAGGCGGGCGAGCACGCCGAGGCGATCATCGCGCGCGAGAACGCCAAGCAGATCGTGACGGACACGCACGTGATCGACGCGGAACAGACCGCCGATGGCGTCCGCCCCGCGCACATCAAGGACCGCATTCGCGCCCTCGGGCCCACGGTCCGCCTCGACCTTTCCCTCAAGCCTGCCGACCCTGCCGCCGGCAACTGGGTGATCTGAGATGTATCAGTACGACAGCTATGACCAGGCAATGGTCGATGCCCGCGTCGCCGAATTCCGCGACCAGGTGCAGCGGCGCCTTGCCGGCGACATCACCGAGGACCAGTTCAAGCCGCTGCGCCTGAAGAACGGCCTCTATCTCCAGCTTCATGCCTACATGCTGCGCGTGGCTGTGCCCTATGGCACGCTGAACAGCCGGCAGATGCGCATGCTGGGCGACATCGCGGACAAGTACGACCGCGGATACGGCCACTTCACCACGCGCCAGAACATCCAGTACAACTGGATCAAGCTGGAAGACGCGCCCGACATCCTGGCGGACCTCGCCTCGGTCGAGATGCACGCGATCCAGACCAGCGGCAACTGCATCCGCAACACCACCGCCGACCAGTTCGCCGGTGCCGCGGCCGACGAGCTGGTCGATCCGCGCCCCTATGCCGAACTGCTGCGCCAGTGGTCGACGTTCCATCCGGAGTTCGACTACCTGCCGCGCAAGTTCAAGATCGCGATCATCGGCAGCGAAACCGACCGCGCGGCGATGAAGCTGCACGACATCGGCATCCAGCTCGTGAAGAACGACGCGGGCGAGATCGGCTGCCGGTTCTACGTCGGTGGCGGCATGGGCCGCACGCCGATGATCGCCCCGGTGATCGGCGACTTCGTGCCGCCGCTGCAGATGATCTCCTATGCCGAGGCCTGCCTGCGCGTGTACAACCGCTATGGCCGCCGCGACAACAAGTACAAGGCGCGCATCAAGATCCTCGTCCACGAGATCGGCGCCGATGAATATCGCCGCCAGGTCGAGGAAGAGTTCAAGCACATCCTGACGCTGGGCCTCGAGCCGCCTGCCGCCGAACTGGAGCGCATCAAGGGCTTCTTCGAGCAGCCGGGCTTCGATGCCAACGCATCGGACGAGCTGGACCTGTCCGATCCCGACTTCGCACTGTGGGTGGACCAGAACGTCCATGCCCACAAGGCCAAGGGCTATGCCATCGTCAACATCAGCCTGAAGCCGGTCGGCGGCATTCCGGGCGATGCGACGGCCGACCAGATCCGCCTTATGGCGGACCTCGCGCTCGAGCATTCGTTCGACGAGCTGCGCGTTACCCATGCGCAGAACATCGTCCTGCCGCACGTGAAGAAGGCGGACCTCCATGCGATCTGGCAGAAGCTGGACGCGGCGGGCCTGGCGAATGCGAACCTCGACCTGATCGGCGACATCATCGCTTGCCCGGGCCTCGACTATTGCAGCCTTGCCAATGCCCGTTCGATCCCGGTGGCGCAGAAGATTTCGGAGCGCTTCGCAGACCTCGGCCGCCAGCGCGAGCTGGGCGAGCTGAAGCTGAAGATCTCGGGCTGCATCAACGCCTGCGGACATCACCACGCCGGCCACATCGGCATCCTCGGCGTCGACCGCAAGGGCGTGGAGAACTACCAGCTCCTGCTCGGCGGGTGCGAGGGCGCGGATACCTCGCTCGGCACGATCACCGGCCCCGGCTTCAACGAGGACGGGATCGTGGATGCGGTCGAAAAGGCCACTGACGTCTATCTCGCCCAGCGCGCCGAAGGGGAACGCTTCGTCGACACCTATCGCCGCATCGGCATGGCCCCGTTCAAGGAGGCAATCTATGGTTGAGCAGAACCTGCGTTTCCGGGGCGATGAACCGGTGGCCGATCCGGCCGTGACCGTCGACGCCTTTGCCGAGCAGACCAACGCGACCGCCGTACGGATCGAGCCGGGCGACGATGCCCGCGAACTGCTGCCGCATCTTGACCGGCTGAGCCTCGTGGAAGTGAACTTCCCGGCTTATACCGACGGACGCGGCTATTCGGCGGCGCGCATCCTGCGCGAGCATGGCTATGCCGGCGAACTGCGGGCGGTGGGCGACGTGCTGGTCGACCAGCTTTCGCACATGCGCCGCTGCGGCTTCGACAGCTTCGCGCCCGACCAGCCGATCAGCCAGGAAGCCGCCGAGAAGGCCTTCGCGACCAGGCCGGAGGTCTACCAGAAGACCGTCGACGGGCGCCCGGCCATCTGGGCGAAGCGTCACCCGGCCTGAGCCGGGATCGAGGAACGAAGCCAATGGACAGCACCGTGACCCGCAAGATCGACCTGCTCGACACCGCGCCGCGCTTTACCGAGACGGACGCGATCCGCCTCAACAACCTGTTCCGGGGCACCGACACGCACGACATGCTGCGTTCGGTGATCCGCGACGGGCTGGCGGGCGACCTCGCGGTCGTGTCGAGCTTCGGCGCGGAAAGCGCGGTGCTGCTCCACCTGATCGCCGAAGTCGACCCTTCGGTGCCGGTCCTGTTTCTCGAAACGGGCAAGCATTTCCGCGAGACCGTTGCCTATCGCGACGAGTTGATCGGCTTCCTGGGCATGACCAACCTGCAGATCATCGAACCCGACGCGGCGGTCATCGCCAAGAAGGACGAGAACGGGCTGCGCTGGTCCTGGGACCCGGATGGCTGCTGCGAGATCCGCAAGGTCGAGCCGCTGGCCAGGGCCCTGCTCCACTTCGATGCATCGATCACCGGCCGCAAGGGCTTCCAGTCGAAGACCCGCGCAGGGCTTCCACGGTTCGAGATCGACCGTTCGGACGCGCAAGGACGGTTGAAGATCAACCCGCTCGCGTCATGGGACAAGACCATGCTCGAGGCCTATTTCGCAGAGCATGGCTTGCCGCCGCATCCGCTGGTCGCGCAGGGCTATCCCTCGATCGGCTGCGCGCCCTGCACCAGCAAGGTTGCCCCCGGTGAAGACCCGCGCTCGGGCCGCTGGAAGGGCTGGGACAAGACCGAATGCGGCATCCATTCGCCCACCGACGACGAAGCCGCAGGCAAGAAGCCTGGCGACGAACTGCCCCCAGGATACGAACCGGTCTTCTGAGGCAGCGCCCTGCCGCAGACGCGCGGTGGGGCAAGACGGCTGCAAGAAGGGCATCCGCTCGCGCTTTCCCGCCCATCCTGGCTCTGCTAGGCCCCCTCCCGGGACATCGGGGGGAGTGACGCAAGGGTGATGGACGCGCGCAGGATCGGGCTGCTGGCCGGACCGCTGGGATTTGCCGCTACGCTGTTGCTGGCCCCGCCTGCGGGCATGCCGGACAACGCGTGGGCCGCGGCCGGGCTGGTGTGGTGGATGGCTGCCTGGTGGATGACCGAGGCGATGCCGCTTTCGGCGACCGCGCTGCTGCCGTTCCTCGTTCTTCCGCTGACCGGCGTTGCCGATGCGAACAAGACCGCCGGCTCCTACTATTCGCCGATCATGTTCCTGTTCGTGGGCGGCGCGTTTCTCGCGCTGGCCATCGAGCGCACCGGACTGCACCGGCGACTGGCCGTCTTCATCATGGGACTGGCGGGAACGAAGCCGAGCCAGTTGCTGCTGGCCGTGATGGCCGCCACGGCGACGCTTTCCAGCTTCATCTCGAACACTTCGACGGCTCTCATCATGATGCCGATGGCGCTGGCCATGCTGGCGGCAGGCGGAGTGCGCGAAGGCGAGACGCGCGGCATGGCGGGCGCCCTGCCGATGGGCATTGCATTTGCCGCGAGCATCGGCGGGCTGGCGACGCTGATCGGCACGCCGACCAACGCGATTGCTGCCGGCCTCATCGAGAAGTCGCTCGGCACCGAGATCACCTTCCTGCGCTGGGCGATGTACGGCGTACCCATCGTGCTCATCGCCGTGCCCCTGGCCGCGTGGATCATCGCCCGGGTGCAGAAGCTTGACGAAGACAGCTTCGACCCCCTCGCCGCGCGAGAGGCCATCGGAAGCGCAACGGCATGGACGACGCCGGAAAGACGCCTTGTCCCGGTCGCCCTGCTGGCCTTTCTCGCCTGGGTGGCGCAGCCCTGGCTCGAAGGCCTGTTCCCCAAGGGGGGCCTGACCGACGGGACCATCGCCGCCGCAGCAGGCCTCGTGCTGTTCTTCCTGCCTGACGGCACCGGGCGCCCCATGCTGACCTGGCCCGAGGCGAACCGGGCACCGTGGGACGTCGTGCTGATGTTCGGCGGCGGGCTGGCAATGGCGATGGGCATGACCGAATCCGGCCTGACGAAATGGATGGGCGAAATGCTGCTGCCGCTTGCCGGCGTACCGCTTCCGGTCGTGGCGCTCGTCCTGGTGGCATTCGTCATTCTCGTGACGGAATTTGCCAGCAACATCGCCGCTGCCAGCGGGATCATGCCCGTGGTGGCGGCGCTCGTCGCCGCACTGGGGGCCGATCCGATCATGCTCGCGCTGCCGGCGGCATTCGCGGCGACATGGGGATTCATGCTGCCAGCCGGCACCGGACCCAACGCCCTGGCATGGGCAACGGGGCACTGTTCGATGCGGTCGATGATAAAGGCCGGGTTCGCGCTGGACGTGGCCGGCGTGTTCCTGCTGGTCGGGGTGGTCTGGACGGTTACTTCTCTCTGAACAGGCCCGGCGCACTAATACGTAATTCCCTCTTCACCGAACCGGCCTTTCCGGGTTAGACAATCTTCCAAGGGCCTCCGGCTGAATCGCTGTTTTCATGGGTGTGCAGCACCTCACAGCGATTCGCGCAGAATGGGGCGAAAGAGTGGTCGCACGTTCTTTCGTCCAATTCGCGTGGGGAGATCCGCCGTGCACCGCATCATCAGGACAACGCTAGCCGGGACCGCAGGCGCAACGGCGCTGGCCGCGCTCATGCTGGTCCCGTCAGGAGTCGCGGAAAGTGCCGATCACCTTGATCCGCCCGGACGTACCGACGGCGGCGTCGATCCCAACCCTGACATTCCCGCCGACATCGCCGACGTATTCGCCTGGCATTCCAATGGCACGACGAAGATCGCGATGACGTTTGCCGGCCCTGTCTCGGCCGCGGCGACGACCCCGCTCTATTACGACCGCGACGTGCTCTACAAGATCAACATCTCGACGGCGGCACCCGCGAACACGCCCGAGTTCACGATCTCTTACCGCTTCGGCAGGGGCCAGAACCCCGGCGAATGGGGCGTGCGGATCGAAGGCGTTCCGGGCGTGGACGGCGCCATCGAGGGCCCCGTCGAAACCAACCTCGAGAAGAACGGGGTCAAGGCCCGCGTCGGCCTGTTCGACGAACCGTTCTTCTTCGACCTGATCGGCTTTCGCGAGACCCGGTCGACCGGCCAGCTTCGCATCAGCAACCAGCGCAATTTCTTCGACGGCCAGAACGATACCGCGATCGTGCTGGAAATTCCGGACGCCAACCTTGGGGCGGGCGTGACCAACCTAGGCATCTGGGGACAGACCGCGCGCTTCGGGGGTAACATCTGATGAACACCGCAAGCCCCCGCCGCTTTCGCGCCATCGCCCTTGCCGCGGCACCGCTGGCGCTGGCCCTGACATTGTCCGCCTGCGGAGATGACGGAGCCGGAAGCCAGGTCGTCGTACCCGCGCCCCAGCCGAGCACGACTTCGACGGCCACCCCGACGCCGACCGCGACGGCGGTGACGTACAATTCGATCAACTGCTTCAACCAGACCATCCAGGGCCAGAACGGCGCCAATCTGAAGTCGTTCATCATTCCCGACACGCTGAAGCTGGACCTGACCCGGGCAACGAAGTTCCCGAACGGCCGGCATCCGTCCGACCAGGTGATCGACATCCTTCTGGCGACGCTCCTTCTCGACATGAGCGTAACCGGGCAAGGACCGAACACCTTGGCGACCGTACCGCTCAACCCGCTGAGCAACGACAAGTTCTTCCTTCTGACCTTTCCCTTCCTGCCCACTCCGAACGGGTCCCCGCAGGTGGCCACCGGCACTGGAAGCAACTTCGATTTCCGGACCGATCCGGACTCCGCCTATGTCAGTGTCGACCGCATGGGCAATCCGGCGATCGCGACGGCATTGGTCAGTTCTTCGATGAAGCTCGCCTACAACGACGATACGCCAACCGGCGACGTCACCAACGAGAAGTACCTTACCGAGTACGAGCACGAACTGGACAAGCTCTTCGGGCTGATCGGCGACGATGTCGAAAATCTGGGCCTGAAGATCTGCGCGACGAAATCCAGCGCAACCTGACATGACCGGCGCAAGCGAGCGCGGTGCGCGCTGGCCGTGGCTGCTGCTGGCGGCGGTACTGCTGATCGCGGCAGGCGCGATAGCGCACGACAAGTGGAAGGCGCGGCAGGGACCGCCCGACCCCCTGCCCTCGGAAGTGAAGCCGTGGTTCGGCCCCCGCAACCAGGGGGAGCTGGAACAGGCGGCCACGGTGGCGGTGGACTCGGCAAGGCAGCGGCTCGCGCTCGCCCCCGAAGAATGGCTGCGGCAGGAAATGCTCGCGCGGGCACTGGTCCGGCGGTTTCGCGCGAACGGTAACTATGCCGACCTTGCCGAAGCCGACGCGCTGCTGGACAAGGGCATGGCGGGAGCGCCCTTCCCCGCAGGCCCGAGCCTCAGCCGCGCCGAAGTATCCCTGCTCGCCCACAGGCTCGAGCCTGCGGAAAAGGGGCTGGCGCGGTTCTTCGCGCAGAAGGACGAACCGGACGGCGACGAGGCAGCGGGGGGCTGGAGCATCAGGGGCGACATCGCCTTCCAGCGCGGCGACATCGAGGCGGCGCGGCGCGCCTATGCGCGGGCGGAGGAATACGACAACAATGCGGCGGTAGCCCTGCGGCAGTCCATGCTGGCGCTGCGCACCGGCGATCCGGAACTGGCGCGCAGGCGGGTCAACGCGATCATGCGAGCACCGAAGCTGAACCGCTGGGTGAAGGCGCAGGTGGCCATCCAGCGCGCGACGATAGCCTATGGCACGGGCGACTGGGCGGCGGCGGGACGATGGGTGCGGTTTGCCGATGGCTTCTTTCCCGGCAACCCATTGATGATGGCATTCGTTGCGCAACAGCGGGCGGTCGAAGGCGCCGTTCCGGACTCGGTGATGCGCTATGAGAAGATACTGGCAGCCGCGCCGCTTCCCGAAGT includes the following:
- a CDS encoding DUF2849 domain-containing protein translates to MKIITGNDLRTGDVIWWTGEGWSRHVNDAVEAGEHAEAIIARENAKQIVTDTHVIDAEQTADGVRPAHIKDRIRALGPTVRLDLSLKPADPAAGNWVI
- a CDS encoding nitrite/sulfite reductase — its product is MYQYDSYDQAMVDARVAEFRDQVQRRLAGDITEDQFKPLRLKNGLYLQLHAYMLRVAVPYGTLNSRQMRMLGDIADKYDRGYGHFTTRQNIQYNWIKLEDAPDILADLASVEMHAIQTSGNCIRNTTADQFAGAAADELVDPRPYAELLRQWSTFHPEFDYLPRKFKIAIIGSETDRAAMKLHDIGIQLVKNDAGEIGCRFYVGGGMGRTPMIAPVIGDFVPPLQMISYAEACLRVYNRYGRRDNKYKARIKILVHEIGADEYRRQVEEEFKHILTLGLEPPAAELERIKGFFEQPGFDANASDELDLSDPDFALWVDQNVHAHKAKGYAIVNISLKPVGGIPGDATADQIRLMADLALEHSFDELRVTHAQNIVLPHVKKADLHAIWQKLDAAGLANANLDLIGDIIACPGLDYCSLANARSIPVAQKISERFADLGRQRELGELKLKISGCINACGHHHAGHIGILGVDRKGVENYQLLLGGCEGADTSLGTITGPGFNEDGIVDAVEKATDVYLAQRAEGERFVDTYRRIGMAPFKEAIYG
- a CDS encoding phosphoadenylyl-sulfate reductase; the protein is MDSTVTRKIDLLDTAPRFTETDAIRLNNLFRGTDTHDMLRSVIRDGLAGDLAVVSSFGAESAVLLHLIAEVDPSVPVLFLETGKHFRETVAYRDELIGFLGMTNLQIIEPDAAVIAKKDENGLRWSWDPDGCCEIRKVEPLARALLHFDASITGRKGFQSKTRAGLPRFEIDRSDAQGRLKINPLASWDKTMLEAYFAEHGLPPHPLVAQGYPSIGCAPCTSKVAPGEDPRSGRWKGWDKTECGIHSPTDDEAAGKKPGDELPPGYEPVF
- a CDS encoding SLC13 family permease, with the translated sequence MDARRIGLLAGPLGFAATLLLAPPAGMPDNAWAAAGLVWWMAAWWMTEAMPLSATALLPFLVLPLTGVADANKTAGSYYSPIMFLFVGGAFLALAIERTGLHRRLAVFIMGLAGTKPSQLLLAVMAATATLSSFISNTSTALIMMPMALAMLAAGGVREGETRGMAGALPMGIAFAASIGGLATLIGTPTNAIAAGLIEKSLGTEITFLRWAMYGVPIVLIAVPLAAWIIARVQKLDEDSFDPLAAREAIGSATAWTTPERRLVPVALLAFLAWVAQPWLEGLFPKGGLTDGTIAAAAGLVLFFLPDGTGRPMLTWPEANRAPWDVVLMFGGGLAMAMGMTESGLTKWMGEMLLPLAGVPLPVVALVLVAFVILVTEFASNIAAASGIMPVVAALVAALGADPIMLALPAAFAATWGFMLPAGTGPNALAWATGHCSMRSMIKAGFALDVAGVFLLVGVVWTVTSL
- a CDS encoding DUF934 domain-containing protein produces the protein MVEQNLRFRGDEPVADPAVTVDAFAEQTNATAVRIEPGDDARELLPHLDRLSLVEVNFPAYTDGRGYSAARILREHGYAGELRAVGDVLVDQLSHMRRCGFDSFAPDQPISQEAAEKAFATRPEVYQKTVDGRPAIWAKRHPA